A stretch of the Lactuca sativa cultivar Salinas chromosome 9, Lsat_Salinas_v11, whole genome shotgun sequence genome encodes the following:
- the LOC111878668 gene encoding glutathione S-transferase T2-like: MNCGDYRKKDQIYSKWRNVNKIGMEFNTTFSIEKRQWQSGENDEIMLQKALALYRSQKGTNFKFLHVWNVVKMSKKWQDTENSETFMSGSSKRTNTSKTTHNQSSDAHVGIDLNEEESIEVPIVIRLMSRDQTK; the protein is encoded by the coding sequence ATGAATTGTGGAGACTACAGAAAAAAGGATCAAATTTACTCGAAGTGGAGAAACGTCAACAAAATTGGCATGGAGTTTAATACGACATTCTCGATCGAGAAACGACAATGGCAAAGTGGTGAAAATGATGAAATAATGTTGCAAAAAGCTCTTGCACTTTACCGGAGTCAGAAAGGGACAAATTTCAAATTTCTTCATGTTTGGAATGTTGTAAAGATGTCAAAAAAGTGGCAAGATACCGAAAATTCAGAAACGTTCATGAGTGGTTCTTCTAAAAGAACCAATACATCCAAAACAACTCATAATCAATCGTCCGATGCTCATGTCGGGATTGACCTCAATGAAGAGGAGTCTATTGAGGTTCCAATAGTCATTCGTCTCATGAGTAGAGACCAAACTAAGTGA